The Nitrospirota bacterium genome contains a region encoding:
- a CDS encoding ABC transporter permease yields the protein MAQYWQEIHALTMRWVRRLSREKFSMLFTLVQPMLFWLIFFGNLFQKAADVQVTQAPNYISFLTAGVVVMTVLNNGLAGGVDLLFDKENGFLERLMTTPIHRSSVILSRFIFVMTITSLQVLVILGVAFLFGVQPVTGLLGIAAILMIGMLFGVGLTAISMAMAFSVKSHGDFFSVLGFLSLPMIFLSSALVPLEAMPGWMGFLARFNPMTWAIDAVRPLILSGWTEALPHVAMVVVVMIIFDAICLYGSAKAFRRAMG from the coding sequence GTGGCGCAGTACTGGCAAGAAATTCATGCATTGACGATGCGGTGGGTCCGACGGCTCAGCCGCGAAAAATTCAGTATGTTGTTCACGCTCGTGCAGCCGATGCTGTTCTGGCTGATCTTCTTCGGCAACCTGTTTCAGAAGGCCGCGGACGTGCAGGTGACGCAGGCCCCGAACTACATCAGCTTTCTGACCGCCGGTGTGGTCGTCATGACGGTGCTGAATAACGGACTGGCCGGGGGTGTCGATCTGCTGTTCGACAAGGAGAACGGGTTCCTGGAACGGTTGATGACGACGCCGATCCATCGGAGTTCTGTGATCCTGAGCCGCTTCATTTTCGTGATGACGATTACCTCGCTCCAAGTGCTCGTGATCCTCGGCGTCGCCTTTCTGTTCGGTGTCCAACCGGTGACGGGGCTGCTGGGCATCGCCGCCATTCTCATGATCGGGATGCTCTTCGGTGTCGGTCTCACGGCCATTTCCATGGCCATGGCATTTTCCGTGAAGAGTCACGGCGATTTCTTTTCGGTCCTGGGATTCCTGTCGCTCCCGATGATTTTCTTGAGCTCGGCGCTGGTGCCCTTGGAGGCGATGCCCGGGTGGATGGGATTTCTGGCGCGCTTCAATCCGATGACCTGGGCGATCGATGCGGTGCGGCCGTTGATTCTTTCCGGCTGGACTGAGGCGCTCCCTCACGTCGCCATGGTGGTGGTCGTCATGATCATATTCGACGCGATCTGTCTCTACGGGAGCGCCAAAGCGTTCCGTCGGGCCATGGGCTAA
- a CDS encoding metallophosphoesterase, producing MTRRTRSWPDRARSFIGHSLSEPLYRMFSLVPHWDIGLSRHEVSRLSYVHGPLAGKRAVHLSDLHLDCYLPRHDLIVAATGELQPDWIFITGDLLNVPEGLPHMFRFLAALREIAPVFITLGNHDHYSGVPIDHYAELADRHKITLLINQTTYIPIDGGEIAIVGVDDPSLHRADLRCLPPSAQNRYTLLLAHAPNILDQLEDHHAVDLILCGHSHGGQWRIPGIPTFWLPPGCNGRIEGHHGEPGRRLYVNRGLGWSFLPLRWNCTPEIACIEWVHEQAQAED from the coding sequence ATGACTCGACGCACGAGGTCCTGGCCAGACCGAGCCCGCTCCTTCATCGGACATTCCCTCAGTGAACCACTCTATCGGATGTTTAGCCTCGTGCCCCATTGGGACATCGGACTCTCCCGCCACGAAGTCTCACGGCTGTCGTATGTACATGGGCCCTTGGCCGGCAAACGGGCCGTCCATTTGAGCGATCTGCATCTCGACTGCTATCTGCCGCGACACGATCTCATTGTCGCCGCCACCGGAGAGCTCCAGCCAGACTGGATCTTCATCACCGGCGACCTGCTCAACGTGCCGGAAGGCCTGCCTCATATGTTTCGATTTCTCGCCGCCTTGCGTGAGATTGCCCCCGTCTTCATCACCTTAGGCAATCATGATCACTACAGTGGCGTGCCGATCGATCACTATGCCGAACTCGCGGACCGCCATAAGATCACCCTCTTGATCAATCAGACCACCTACATCCCCATAGACGGTGGCGAGATCGCCATCGTCGGCGTCGACGATCCCTCGCTGCATCGAGCCGACTTACGCTGTCTGCCGCCGAGCGCGCAGAACCGCTACACGCTGTTGCTGGCCCATGCCCCGAACATCCTCGATCAACTGGAAGACCACCATGCTGTCGATCTGATCCTCTGCGGACATAGCCACGGAGGCCAATGGCGTATCCCCGGCATCCCAACCTTCTGGCTCCCGCCCGGATGCAATGGACGGATCGAGGGACATCATGGAGAACCTGGGCGACGACTCTATGTCAATCGTGGACTCGGATGGTCGTTTCTTCCGCTGCGATGGAATTGCACCCCGGAAATCGCCTGTATTGAATGGGTCCACGAACAGGCACAAGCAGAAGACTGA
- a CDS encoding LON peptidase substrate-binding domain-containing protein produces the protein MQTDHGREPHGHDRHDSATPFPIPLRIPVFPLPNVVLFPKTYLPLHIFEPRYRTMVSDAAMSGQCIGMALLKDGWETDYYGHPPVFSTGCVGRLVSVQPMADGRSNIMLQGLERFEIEREWYDKPYREATIAVTVHGVEASLDPMVRQRLFTILESYLRSRDEAPTWQEFFREEVSDEIFVNTLSTYLECTPLEKQFLLEADSLHQQARRLSDLIEFMMHDQSGAKGWG, from the coding sequence ATGCAGACCGACCACGGGCGAGAGCCCCACGGACATGACCGGCATGACAGCGCGACGCCGTTTCCTATTCCCTTGAGGATTCCGGTGTTCCCGCTTCCGAACGTAGTGTTGTTCCCCAAGACCTATCTGCCCCTGCATATCTTTGAGCCACGCTACCGCACCATGGTCTCGGATGCGGCGATGAGCGGGCAATGTATCGGGATGGCCCTGCTCAAGGACGGGTGGGAAACGGACTATTACGGCCATCCGCCTGTGTTCTCGACGGGCTGTGTCGGTCGGCTGGTGAGTGTGCAGCCGATGGCCGATGGCCGATCCAATATCATGCTGCAAGGCCTGGAACGGTTTGAGATTGAACGCGAATGGTACGACAAGCCCTATCGTGAGGCCACCATTGCCGTCACGGTTCATGGCGTTGAGGCGTCATTGGACCCCATGGTCCGCCAGCGCCTGTTCACCATCCTGGAGTCCTATCTCCGGTCCCGCGATGAGGCGCCCACCTGGCAAGAGTTTTTCCGTGAAGAAGTCAGCGACGAGATTTTCGTCAACACCCTATCCACCTACTTGGAGTGTACGCCCTTGGAAAAGCAGTTTCTGTTGGAGGCCGACAGTCTTCACCAACAAGCCCGCCGTCTCAGCGACCTCATCGAGTTCATGATGCACGATCAATCCGGTGCGAAGGGTTGGGGCTAA
- a CDS encoding HEAT repeat domain-containing protein translates to MRGNESGQANLTAIGVVIGFVITCVWVWKRLTLEVQEFVIDQAIPMAFAGLVIAAALWMVVRSINRCRVKRRDRATLLALFEKAKGREKKLEIAFALIEVNEYRAKGLEPVTPALRELFATILQRALDDKQHRIRGMAASHLGVLNDMTVVPLLLKALEDDHAYVRSSAALGLGRLRAREAEKVLTTMMTEDWDQTVRSRSREALERIKSSEG, encoded by the coding sequence ATGCGAGGGAATGAATCAGGACAGGCGAATCTCACCGCCATTGGGGTCGTCATCGGCTTCGTCATTACGTGCGTCTGGGTCTGGAAGCGTTTGACGCTTGAGGTTCAGGAGTTTGTGATTGATCAAGCCATTCCCATGGCGTTTGCCGGATTGGTGATTGCGGCAGCCCTATGGATGGTGGTCCGATCGATCAATCGCTGCAGAGTGAAGCGACGCGATCGAGCGACGCTCTTGGCCTTGTTCGAGAAGGCGAAGGGGCGGGAGAAGAAGCTGGAGATCGCCTTTGCCTTGATTGAGGTGAACGAGTATCGCGCCAAAGGCTTGGAGCCCGTCACACCTGCGTTACGTGAGCTCTTTGCAACGATCCTGCAACGGGCGTTGGATGACAAGCAGCATCGGATTCGTGGGATGGCGGCCAGTCACTTGGGTGTGTTGAACGACATGACCGTCGTCCCTCTGTTACTCAAGGCGCTGGAAGATGACCATGCCTATGTCCGTTCCAGCGCGGCGCTGGGATTAGGCCGATTGCGTGCGCGCGAGGCGGAGAAAGTATTGACGACGATGATGACAGAGGATTGGGATCAAACGGTCCGGAGTCGATCGAGGGAAGCTCTGGAGCGGATTAAGTCGTCTGAAGGCTGA
- a CDS encoding nucleotide-binding protein — protein MESIDCIKSWPCVYMQEGRGEERAYVGQITAIHDAGADIKITVVSFPTEPPILNDDLWKLRTELDIEQFEFSRNHWAIKDQDLFHVLSAAGHKLNPYVIELFKDKPLPAPRRQDLLRARDIISEWGHTKIDDFILEVGVEGLVAGRAAGSRRDRANAIIEFALAHPAVTTAENSLLSVFIVRSAGLGTPQDSDAKRLSAGIPEAGNESPRKRGDGGAAGRSPNRVFVVHGQNESARSAIVSFLSRVGLVGIVLHEQPNMGRHLLTKFIEEAELVTFAIVLMTDDDVGGLRGKELAPRARQNVILELGYFLSHLGQERVCALITPGLETPSDFDGIVYIRMDADARWGTELKRELLAAGMPLIEK, from the coding sequence GTGGAATCTATTGACTGTATCAAGTCGTGGCCGTGCGTCTATATGCAGGAGGGGCGGGGCGAAGAACGGGCCTATGTGGGACAGATCACTGCCATTCACGACGCAGGTGCTGACATAAAGATTACGGTCGTGTCCTTTCCGACTGAGCCCCCAATTCTCAATGACGATCTATGGAAGCTCCGCACGGAGCTTGACATAGAACAATTCGAGTTCAGCCGCAATCATTGGGCTATCAAAGATCAAGATCTCTTTCATGTGCTTTCCGCTGCAGGCCACAAACTCAATCCCTATGTAATCGAACTATTCAAGGATAAACCACTGCCAGCGCCGCGTCGGCAAGACCTGCTCCGCGCTCGAGACATCATTTCAGAATGGGGCCACACTAAGATCGACGATTTCATCCTTGAGGTCGGAGTGGAGGGCTTGGTTGCTGGGCGCGCTGCCGGCAGTCGGCGAGATCGAGCCAATGCGATTATTGAGTTTGCGCTCGCACATCCAGCTGTCACCACCGCTGAGAACTCTCTGCTCTCCGTATTCATTGTGCGATCTGCCGGACTGGGAACTCCTCAAGATTCCGACGCGAAGAGGCTGTCAGCCGGCATTCCCGAAGCCGGCAATGAATCGCCTCGGAAGCGAGGTGATGGAGGAGCAGCCGGTCGTTCGCCAAACCGTGTATTTGTTGTACATGGTCAAAACGAATCTGCTAGATCGGCCATCGTGTCGTTTCTCTCGAGGGTTGGATTGGTTGGGATCGTTCTTCATGAGCAGCCCAATATGGGCCGTCACCTGCTAACTAAATTCATTGAGGAGGCGGAGCTGGTAACCTTCGCGATCGTTCTTATGACGGATGACGATGTCGGTGGTTTGAGAGGCAAAGAGCTAGCGCCACGTGCTCGCCAGAATGTCATTCTCGAGCTGGGATACTTTCTGTCTCACCTCGGCCAGGAGCGCGTTTGTGCCCTGATTACTCCAGGTCTCGAGACTCCTTCAGATTTCGACGGGATCGTGTATATCCGCATGGATGCTGATGCACGGTGGGGAACAGAGCTAAAGCGTGAGCTGTTAGCAGCGGGTATGCCTTTAATAGAGAAGTGA
- a CDS encoding TIGR00300 family protein yields MQDQETVILQGHIIDSLILAKVLDRILMLGGTFDLQDVQIGKTREEPSRARIIVRASTATLLSEILHAIQPHGASVENERDCRLAAAPADGIFPDEFYATTHLSTQVRMREQWVEVEGIEMDMGIRVDRAGLTARTLPMGEVRQGDLIVTGREGVRVIPLQRPRDRDVFSFMESQVSSERPHGRVISDIAKRLVQLRTGFREGTVGSKVLLAGGPAIVHAGGRDALTWLIEEEFIHVLFCGNALPAHDMEVDLYGTSLGYGDAAGRVLPHGHEHHLRTINRIRAIGSIEAAVRSGVIKTGIMAACVRRGVQVVMAGTIRDDGPLPGVITDSVEAQATMRRAIPGVGLALLVASTLHAVATGNLLPATIPSVCVDINPAVPTKLADRGSFQAVGLVMDAASFFRELARELGWKL; encoded by the coding sequence ATGCAAGACCAAGAAACCGTCATCCTCCAAGGCCACATCATCGATTCGTTGATCCTGGCGAAGGTCCTGGATCGGATTCTGATGTTGGGTGGAACTTTCGACCTTCAAGATGTGCAGATCGGCAAGACTCGCGAGGAGCCGTCGCGCGCCAGGATCATCGTGCGGGCCTCGACGGCGACATTGCTTAGCGAGATTCTCCATGCCATTCAACCTCACGGCGCGTCGGTTGAGAATGAACGGGATTGCCGACTGGCTGCGGCGCCGGCGGACGGTATCTTTCCCGACGAGTTTTACGCGACGACCCATTTGTCTACCCAGGTGCGCATGCGTGAGCAGTGGGTGGAGGTGGAGGGGATCGAGATGGACATGGGGATTCGCGTAGACCGGGCTGGCCTGACGGCCCGTACCCTTCCTATGGGAGAAGTACGGCAAGGCGATTTGATTGTGACCGGTCGTGAGGGTGTGCGGGTGATTCCGCTGCAACGGCCACGTGACCGCGATGTGTTCAGCTTTATGGAGTCGCAGGTGTCGTCCGAGCGTCCCCATGGGCGCGTGATCAGCGACATTGCCAAACGCCTGGTGCAGTTGCGAACAGGGTTCCGGGAAGGAACCGTGGGCAGCAAAGTGCTGTTGGCAGGAGGCCCGGCGATTGTTCATGCCGGAGGGCGCGATGCGCTGACATGGCTGATTGAGGAAGAATTCATCCATGTCTTGTTCTGCGGGAATGCCCTGCCCGCTCACGACATGGAAGTCGACCTCTACGGCACGTCCCTCGGCTATGGAGATGCCGCCGGTCGGGTCCTGCCGCATGGGCATGAACATCATTTGCGAACGATTAATCGGATCAGGGCCATCGGGAGCATCGAGGCCGCAGTTCGTTCGGGAGTCATCAAGACCGGCATTATGGCGGCCTGCGTCAGGAGGGGTGTTCAGGTTGTCATGGCCGGCACGATCCGGGATGACGGCCCGTTGCCCGGCGTGATCACGGATTCAGTAGAGGCGCAAGCCACCATGCGTCGGGCAATCCCCGGTGTCGGACTGGCCCTGCTCGTCGCCTCGACGCTGCATGCGGTGGCGACGGGTAATTTGCTGCCTGCCACGATTCCCTCCGTCTGTGTCGATATCAATCCGGCCGTCCCAACCAAGCTTGCAGATCGAGGAAGTTTTCAGGCAGTCGGACTGGTCATGGATGCGGCGTCGTTCTTCCGCGAGCTCGCGCGTGAATTGGGGTGGAAGCTATGA
- a CDS encoding lipocalin-like domain-containing protein, with translation MANVRRHLRHLLLLSSGLLAVVPGLAADTAEEFRVAREGYRYTFPRDHGAHEAFRTEWWYYTGQLTAKDGRSFGYQLTFFRRGMPREQLKTLPSQWAVTQLYLAHFAVSDLSKGRFRYAEKISRAGLGKAGAVDDRLHVWIDRWSAESPVASPGTQTLTAADGDLALRLTVSPDKPLVVHGTNGISHKGSDPEQASHYYSFTRLATNGTVTIGGESFDVTGTSWMDHEFGSAELGKDLVGWDWFSLQLDDQRELMLYRLRRSDGSADPVSSGTLIDREGHGQHLSIEDFTLEPTSYWTSPASKGRYPQHWRLTIPSLQLSLELVPLMAEQELSTTRSTQVTYWEGAIEARGTTQGRPIQGKGYMELTGYAERFNKKL, from the coding sequence ATGGCCAACGTTCGGCGTCATCTTCGGCATCTCCTCCTGCTGTCGAGCGGTCTCCTCGCCGTCGTGCCGGGACTCGCGGCCGATACGGCAGAGGAGTTTCGAGTCGCCCGGGAGGGCTATCGCTATACCTTCCCGCGCGATCACGGGGCGCATGAGGCGTTTCGCACCGAATGGTGGTACTACACCGGCCAACTGACGGCGAAGGACGGCCGGTCGTTCGGCTATCAACTCACCTTCTTCCGCCGTGGCATGCCGCGCGAGCAACTCAAGACCCTCCCCTCACAATGGGCCGTCACGCAACTGTACCTGGCCCATTTCGCCGTGAGCGATCTCAGCAAGGGCCGATTTCGTTATGCTGAAAAGATCAGCCGGGCCGGCCTGGGCAAGGCCGGTGCGGTGGACGATCGCCTTCACGTCTGGATCGATCGGTGGAGCGCCGAGTCGCCAGTGGCCAGTCCTGGCACACAGACCCTGACAGCGGCAGACGGTGACCTGGCCCTCCGGCTCACAGTCTCGCCGGACAAACCACTCGTGGTACATGGCACCAACGGCATCAGCCATAAAGGCTCAGACCCTGAACAGGCGTCCCACTACTATTCCTTCACCAGACTCGCCACGAATGGGACCGTCACCATCGGCGGCGAATCCTTCGATGTGACCGGCACGAGCTGGATGGACCATGAGTTCGGCTCGGCGGAGCTTGGCAAGGATCTGGTCGGATGGGATTGGTTCAGCCTGCAGCTCGACGACCAGAGGGAACTGATGCTCTATCGGCTGCGCCGCTCTGACGGGTCAGCCGACCCCGTCTCCAGCGGGACCCTCATCGACCGGGAGGGTCACGGGCAACATCTATCGATCGAAGACTTCACGCTGGAACCCACGAGTTACTGGACCAGTCCTGCGAGCAAGGGCCGTTATCCGCAACATTGGCGCCTGACCATTCCATCCCTACAACTTTCGTTGGAACTCGTTCCGCTCATGGCAGAACAAGAACTCTCGACGACGCGCAGCACGCAAGTAACCTACTGGGAAGGCGCCATCGAAGCCCGCGGCACGACGCAAGGACGGCCCATTCAGGGGAAAGGCTATATGGAGCTGACGGGCTACGCAGAACGATTTAACAAGAAGCTGTAG
- a CDS encoding MBL fold metallo-hydrolase: MRLTILGSGTNLHPTRAASGYLVRTDQTMLLDFGPRTLTNLLKTGINRHRITHILFSHYHADHFSDFITYFFDAMIFTKYEGGTRPPLTVIGPRGTKKFFRSLFTTMPGFSHAPFAVHFKEVADRAFMIGKTRVIPRTVTHTEHLHCLGYRIEYGGKSLAYSGDSQYCDSLVRLCGDVDLAVLDCSFPASRPNPVHLHAGQCGQVAKEAGVGTLVLSHFYPITERYNVREQAGEAYEGKIVVARDLMSIKL; the protein is encoded by the coding sequence ATGCGTTTGACGATTCTCGGATCCGGCACGAACCTCCACCCCACACGGGCAGCCTCGGGCTATCTCGTCCGCACCGACCAGACAATGCTCTTGGACTTTGGCCCGCGCACGCTGACAAATCTCCTCAAGACCGGCATCAATCGGCATCGAATCACCCACATCCTCTTCTCTCACTACCATGCCGATCACTTTTCAGACTTCATCACCTACTTCTTCGATGCGATGATCTTTACGAAATACGAAGGAGGGACGCGGCCGCCACTCACCGTGATCGGCCCGCGCGGGACCAAGAAGTTTTTCCGGTCCCTCTTCACCACCATGCCGGGCTTCTCACATGCGCCGTTCGCCGTTCATTTCAAAGAAGTGGCCGATCGGGCCTTTATGATTGGCAAGACGAGGGTGATTCCTCGAACCGTGACCCACACAGAGCATCTCCATTGCCTGGGCTATCGAATCGAATATGGCGGGAAGTCCCTAGCCTATTCCGGCGATTCACAATACTGCGACAGCCTGGTGCGTCTCTGCGGGGATGTCGATCTGGCGGTGCTGGATTGTTCGTTCCCGGCGAGCCGACCGAATCCGGTCCATCTGCATGCCGGTCAATGTGGGCAGGTGGCTAAAGAAGCCGGAGTCGGCACACTCGTCTTATCGCACTTCTATCCAATCACGGAACGATACAATGTGCGAGAGCAGGCGGGGGAAGCATACGAGGGAAAGATTGTGGTGGCGCGAGACTTAATGTCGATCAAATTGTAG
- a CDS encoding ATP-binding cassette domain-containing protein → MDRAIAIQVSHLTKTYDEQTVVSDLSFDVYAGEIFGLLGPNGAGKSTTLRTIITLLAPTSGTASVLGHDTVRESDVVRQLIGYVPQERAIDRFLTGREHLELLGALYHLTKAEATKRIGELLKLVELEEAADRPAKTYSGGMKRKLDIACGLLPNPKILFLDEPTLGLDVQSRLRIWDYVRMLKARGMTIVMTTNYLDEADQLCDRLAIIDVGKIKALGTPTELKIGLGGDIVSLTLKDLTKIPVLVSALTGQPAMRAVKATATGLDIRVDSPEKALPAILESANRLDCRLEFIEYHRPRLDDVFIAHTGRSMTESVQDIQTV, encoded by the coding sequence ATGGATCGCGCGATCGCTATCCAGGTGTCGCACCTGACGAAAACCTATGACGAGCAGACGGTCGTCTCCGATCTGTCGTTTGATGTCTATGCCGGCGAGATTTTCGGGTTGCTCGGACCGAACGGAGCGGGGAAAAGCACGACGCTTCGGACGATCATCACGCTGCTGGCGCCGACGTCTGGCACGGCGAGCGTCTTGGGCCACGATACGGTGCGTGAGTCGGACGTCGTCCGGCAACTCATCGGCTACGTGCCCCAGGAGCGGGCGATCGATCGCTTTCTCACCGGTCGGGAGCATCTCGAGCTGCTCGGCGCGCTCTATCACCTGACAAAGGCTGAAGCGACGAAACGGATCGGCGAGTTGCTGAAGCTGGTGGAACTGGAAGAGGCAGCCGATCGTCCGGCGAAGACCTATTCCGGCGGCATGAAGCGGAAGCTCGACATTGCCTGCGGTCTATTGCCGAATCCCAAGATCCTGTTCCTCGATGAGCCGACGTTGGGCTTGGATGTGCAGAGCCGGCTCAGGATTTGGGACTATGTGCGGATGTTGAAAGCGCGCGGCATGACGATCGTCATGACGACGAATTATTTAGATGAGGCAGACCAGCTCTGCGATCGCTTGGCCATCATCGATGTCGGCAAGATCAAGGCGCTCGGGACGCCGACTGAACTGAAAATAGGGCTGGGTGGCGATATCGTGTCGTTGACCCTGAAGGATCTGACGAAGATCCCCGTATTGGTGTCTGCCCTGACGGGACAACCGGCCATGCGAGCGGTCAAGGCGACCGCCACCGGCCTGGATATCCGGGTCGATTCGCCGGAGAAGGCCCTGCCGGCCATTCTTGAGTCAGCCAATCGATTGGATTGCCGGCTGGAGTTTATCGAATATCACCGGCCGCGGTTGGACGATGTGTTCATCGCCCATACGGGACGGTCCATGACCGAATCGGTTCAAGACATTCAGACGGTATAA
- a CDS encoding tRNA pseudouridine(13) synthase TruD: MTMPFLTATVPGIGGQMRTLPEDFQVEERPLYLPCGEGEHLYIKIKKRLLSTPDLVLRLSSVLGVKAQAIGVAGLKDARAVTTQMISLLGVTPDRLDRLKVDEQLLSVEVLGRHRNRLRPGHHAGNVFRLVIRDVASHARETVPLVTDMLARRGVPNYFGPQRQGRSGLNYQTGAELLVDPVRRNKLSRSKRMWYLNSYQSHFFNAMLARRLDRIDRILVGDWAMKMENGACFLVEDAAVEQPRADQFEISPTGILFGSRVSWATGEPGEIERAVVVESGATPESLTEAAKACGFRGERRSFRTRLVDLDWALDSTVLTLSFSLPPGAYATNVLRELMKVGEGPEA, from the coding sequence ATGACCATGCCGTTTTTGACTGCGACCGTACCGGGCATCGGCGGACAGATGCGGACGCTGCCGGAAGATTTCCAGGTCGAGGAACGTCCGCTCTATCTTCCTTGCGGCGAGGGGGAACATCTCTATATCAAGATCAAGAAACGCCTGCTCTCCACTCCGGATCTCGTGTTGCGACTCTCTTCGGTCTTGGGGGTGAAAGCGCAGGCGATCGGGGTGGCGGGACTCAAAGATGCCAGGGCCGTGACGACGCAGATGATTTCACTGCTGGGTGTGACGCCTGACCGGCTGGATCGGCTGAAAGTGGACGAACAGTTGTTGTCGGTGGAGGTACTGGGGCGACATCGCAATCGGTTACGTCCGGGGCATCATGCCGGCAATGTCTTCCGGTTGGTGATCAGGGATGTCGCCAGCCATGCCCGCGAGACGGTACCCCTGGTCACGGACATGTTGGCGCGGCGAGGGGTGCCGAACTATTTCGGCCCGCAACGGCAGGGACGGAGTGGACTGAATTATCAGACGGGAGCCGAGTTGCTGGTGGACCCTGTTCGCCGCAACAAGCTGAGCCGGTCCAAGCGCATGTGGTATCTCAATTCCTATCAGTCGCACTTTTTCAATGCCATGTTGGCCAGGCGGCTGGATCGGATCGATCGCATCCTGGTGGGAGACTGGGCCATGAAAATGGAGAACGGCGCCTGTTTTCTGGTCGAGGATGCCGCAGTGGAACAGCCCAGGGCGGACCAATTCGAAATCAGTCCCACCGGCATCCTATTCGGGTCGCGCGTGTCCTGGGCCACGGGAGAGCCTGGCGAGATCGAACGGGCTGTGGTGGTCGAAAGCGGCGCCACGCCGGAGAGTCTCACCGAAGCCGCGAAAGCTTGCGGGTTTCGCGGGGAACGGCGCTCGTTCCGAACGCGCCTTGTCGATTTGGACTGGGCCTTAGATAGCACCGTGCTTACGCTCTCGTTCTCGCTTCCGCCTGGCGCTTATGCGACGAATGTTTTACGGGAATTGATGAAGGTAGGCGAGGGGCCAGAGGCCTGA
- a CDS encoding MarR family transcriptional regulator, with the protein MDLPDLKDDPYLKVLRPLVEAYLAFWRVDSRHIRSMKLTPSQFDVIATLGDTDGMTCSELSSKTLVTKGTLTGVLDRLVAKGLIRRDEVKGDRRCTHVRLTDKGNALFQKAFAAHIAFIRPFFERALNPKDAETVRMLLLRLHDSFQQEPS; encoded by the coding sequence ATGGACTTGCCGGATCTCAAAGACGACCCCTATCTGAAAGTACTGCGCCCGCTCGTCGAGGCTTACCTGGCCTTTTGGCGCGTCGATAGCCGACATATTCGCTCGATGAAGCTGACACCGTCACAATTCGACGTCATCGCCACACTCGGGGATACCGACGGCATGACCTGCTCCGAGCTGTCTTCGAAAACGCTCGTCACAAAAGGCACACTCACCGGTGTGCTCGACCGCCTCGTCGCAAAGGGGCTCATCAGACGGGACGAGGTCAAGGGAGACCGCCGTTGCACCCATGTACGGCTGACCGACAAGGGCAACGCCCTGTTTCAAAAAGCCTTCGCCGCACATATCGCCTTTATCCGACCGTTCTTCGAACGGGCGCTGAATCCGAAAGATGCCGAGACGGTACGCATGCTCCTCCTTCGTCTCCACGACAGTTTCCAACAGGAACCTAGCTAA
- a CDS encoding transglutaminase-like domain-containing protein produces MLVNESQIRALIRLLADEDEKIVRTISGRLIDIGPSAVPLLQEAEIEQPEMADRFVSILEEIRGGNLEDELTQLAARPEGSMDLEQGAFLIARYAYPTLTVSSYARQLDEMAQEVQDRIGPRASGEETIKTLNRYLFTEQGFKGNTKNYYELENSYLNCVIDRRTGIPISLSTVYLLVGKRLGLPVYGIGMPGHFLVKYESDRYKVFVDCFNGGALLTEKNCQRFLTEAGYGVDEKYLQQSPVRAILSRMIKNLLAIYSKLDDPLKKARLTKFIEILGCDNREGGL; encoded by the coding sequence ATGCTGGTCAACGAGAGCCAAATCAGGGCCTTGATCCGACTACTGGCCGATGAGGACGAGAAGATCGTCCGGACCATCAGTGGGAGGCTCATCGACATCGGTCCCTCAGCCGTTCCTCTCCTGCAGGAAGCGGAAATCGAACAGCCTGAAATGGCCGATCGATTCGTCTCGATCCTTGAGGAAATCCGCGGCGGCAATCTTGAGGATGAACTCACGCAGCTGGCGGCGCGTCCTGAAGGCTCAATGGATCTTGAGCAGGGCGCCTTTCTGATCGCCCGTTATGCCTATCCCACCCTCACCGTGTCTTCCTATGCCAGACAGCTCGACGAGATGGCGCAGGAAGTTCAGGATCGAATCGGCCCCCGCGCATCGGGCGAGGAAACGATCAAGACGTTGAATCGGTACCTCTTCACGGAGCAGGGCTTCAAGGGCAATACCAAGAACTATTACGAGTTAGAGAATAGTTACCTCAACTGCGTGATCGACCGCCGCACGGGTATTCCGATCAGCCTCTCCACGGTATATCTCCTCGTCGGGAAACGGCTGGGCCTTCCGGTATATGGAATCGGGATGCCGGGGCATTTCCTTGTGAAGTACGAATCGGACCGCTACAAAGTGTTCGTCGATTGTTTCAACGGGGGGGCGTTGCTGACCGAGAAGAATTGTCAGCGCTTTCTCACGGAAGCCGGCTATGGAGTCGACGAGAAGTATCTCCAGCAGAGTCCGGTCCGAGCGATCCTCTCCCGCATGATTAAAAACCTCCTGGCCATCTACTCCAAGCTCGACGACCCTCTCAAGAAAGCCCGCCTGACGAAGTTCATCGAAATTCTTGGTTGCGATAACCGCGAAGGCGGACTGTAA